Proteins co-encoded in one Macrobrachium rosenbergii isolate ZJJX-2024 chromosome 54, ASM4041242v1, whole genome shotgun sequence genomic window:
- the LOC136834492 gene encoding uncharacterized protein produces MEGLQREENGRRKTGRRTRTEGQQKREENGRTEEEENTEGQKREENRRRTEGGRRMEGQREEGENRRTEEGGERKDRRRNGRRRMEGQKKGGGTEGQKREENGRTEEGGGEWKDRRGEENKEGQKREENRRTEEEENGRTEGEENGRTEEEENRQKDGRGWEEKRKDRRGEENGRSEEGGEQKDGKGGEWKDSRGRRTEGQKREETEGQKREENGRTAEGGERKDRRGRRTLEIARGEQIKTVSFEGEYISLHFCVPHID; encoded by the exons atggaAGGACTGCAGAGGGAGGAGAACGGGAGGAGGAAGACAGGGAGAAGAACGAGAACGGAAGGacagcagaagagggaggagaatggaaggacagaagaggaggagaacacagaaggacagaagagggaggagaacagGAGGAGGACAGAAGGGGGGAGGAGAATGGAAGgacagagagaggagggagagaacagaaggacagaagagggaggagaacggaAGGACAGGAGGAGAAAtgggaggaggagaatggaaggacagaagaagggaggaggaacagaaggacagaagagggaggagaacggaaggacagaagagggaggaggagaatggaaggacagaagaggggaggagaacaaggaaggacagaagagggaggagaacagAAGGACAGAAGAGGAGGAGAACGGAAGGACAGAaggggaggagaatggaaggACAGAAGAGGAGGAGAACAGACAGAAGGACGGAAGAGGGTGGGAGGAGAAACGGAAGGACAGAAgaggggaggagaatggaaggtcagaagagggaggagaacagAAGGACGGAAAAGGAGGAGAATGGAAGGACAGCAGAGGGAGGAGAACGGAAGGACAGAAGAGGGAGGAAACAGAAGgacagaagagggaggagaacggaaggacagcagagggaggagaacggaaggacagaagagggaggagaac gctggagatCGCCAGGGGAGAACAGATCAAGACTGTGTCCTTTGAGGGAGAGTACATCTCCCTTCACTtctgtgttccccatatagactga